One genomic segment of Sander lucioperca isolate FBNREF2018 chromosome 10, SLUC_FBN_1.2, whole genome shotgun sequence includes these proteins:
- the LOC116049527 gene encoding serum amyloid P-component-like codes for MGTLLFVMVMFATCCAAPQDLSGKVFVFPKESNTDRVRLLTSQTKFSSVTTCLRFKTDLTRNYGLFSLSTSAQSNDFVLFKINSEDVIRMHARGEGTDFLSLSFAPNTWHSMCATWRSDNGLAQLWVDGKATIKRYIKAGPITGAPIITLGQKQGTHGGGFDAKQSFIGMITKVHLWDYVIPTAEIKRYMDDKHFISGNVFNWGALQYEITGQVLVDEESEVM; via the exons atggGGACACTCTTATTTGTGATGGTGATGTTTGCAACATGTTGCGCAGCACCCCAAG ATCTGTCAGGCAAAGTGTTTGTCTTCCCAAAAGAGAGCAACACAGATCGTGTGAGACTCCTGACATCTCAAACCAAATTCAGCTCTGTGACCACCTGTCTCAG ATTCAAAACAGATCTCACCAGGAACTACGGGCTCTTCTCTTTGTCCACCTCTGCACAGAGCAATGATTTTGTGCTCTTTAAGATTAATTCAGAGGACGTCATTAGGATGCATGCTCGGGGCGAAGGCACAGACTTCctgtcactgtcatttgctCCAAACACCTGGCACTCTATGTGTGCCACCTGGCGCTCCGACAATGGGTTGGCTCAGCTGTGGGTGGACGGCAAGGCAACCATCAAGAGATACATCAAAGCTGGGCCCATTACTGGAGCACCAATCATCACCCTGGGCCAAAAGCAGGGTACCCATGGAGGGGGTTTCGATGCGAAACAATCATTCATTGGTATGATTACTAAAGTCCACCTTTGGGACTATGTCATCCCCACCGCTGAGATCAAACGCTATATGGATgacaaacacttcatttcagGCAACGTGTTCAACTGGGGTGCCCTGCAGTATGAAATCACTGGGCAGGTTTTGGTGGATGAGGAGTCTGAAGTTATGTAA
- the LOC116049525 gene encoding phosphatidylinositol 4-phosphate 5-kinase type-1 alpha-like isoform X1, producing the protein MATAGTADSGSTAPTDIRTRFWKAFQRGTSGIRKMAPSEMPGSSGTTQSMKKTIGHRGVETTTGETTYKKTTSSALKGAIQLGITHTVGSLSQKAERDVLMQDFVVVESIFFPSEGSNLTPAHHYSDFRFKTYAPIAFRYFRELFGIRPDDYLYSLCNEPLIELSNPGASGSLFYVSSDDEFIIKTVQHKEAEFLQKLLPGYFMNINQNKRTLLPKFYGLYCVQAGGKNIRIVVMNNLLPRIIPMHLKYDLKGSTYKRRASPKEREKAVPIHKDLDFIQDLPDGLLLEADNYNALCKTIQRDCLLLQSFKIMDYSLLMGIHNMDQANRERSGGNLGDSGGSEGAVTPDQRRPQAQKSLYCTAMESIQGEARGKGVLDSEDHMGGIPSRNTKGERLLIYIGIIDILQSYRFIKKLEHSWKALVHDGDTVSVHRPGFYADRFQQFMCNTVFKKIPLKPSPSKKSRGGGPGGLRRAPTLGGPTPLSHAAGQSAVDSRLVYHSHFKSTDSEADSGVQLGRPDLVPRTPPLGENSADYEANLSTSSLGSTGVASTSPPLRSVGVEVHKSANTDHDHHRYRSLGEEGAVDNSGNLSGNEEVISLSDIIPETNICF; encoded by the exons ATGGCGACTGCTGGAACAGCAGACTCGGGATCAACAGCCCCGACAG ATATTAGGACTCGGTTCTGGAAAGCATTTCAGCGAG GGACCAGTGGCATCCGAAAAATGGCCCCTTCAGAG ATGCCTGGCTCTTCAGGCACAACTCAGAGTATGAAGAAGACCATCGGACACCGGGGCGTTGAGACCACCACAGGAGAGACCACCTATAAAAAG ACCACATCATCTGCCCTAAAAGGTGCCATCCAGTTGGGCATCACTCACACAGTTGGCAGCTTAAGCCAAAAGGCGGAGAGGGATGTTCTCATGCAGGACTTTGTGGTGGTCGAAAGCATCTTCTTCCCCAG TGAAGGCAGTAACCTGACTCCTGCTCACCACTACAGTGACTTTCGCTTTAAGACCTACGCTCCTATTGCCTTTCGTTACTTCAGAGAACTCTTTGGCATTCGACCTGATGACTACCTG TATTCTCTGTGTAACGAGCCACTGATCGAGCTGTCTAACCCCGGAGCGAGCGGATCCCTCTTCTATGTCTCCAGTGACGACGAGTTCATCATCAAGACTGTTCAACACAAAGAGGCAGAGTTCCTCCAGAAACTACTGCCTGGATACTTCATG AACATAAACCAAAACAAGCGCACCTTGTTACCCAAGTTCTACGGGCTGTATTGCGTGCAGGCAGGTGGCAAGAATATCCGTATTGTAGTGATGAACAATCTTCTGCCTCGGATCATCCCCATGCACCTCAAATATGACCTGAAGGGCTCCACCTATAAGAGGCGAGCTTCCCCTAAGGAAAGAGAAAAGGCCGTTCCCATTCACAAAGACCTAGACTTTATCCAGGACTTGCCTGACGGTCTGCTTCTTGAAGCGGACAACTACAACGCCCTGTGCAAGACCATTCAGAGGGACTGCTTG CTCTTGCAGAGTTTCAAGATCATGGATTACAGTCTGTTGATGGGCATCCACAACATGGACCAGGCCAATCGAGAGCGTAGCGGGGGCAACCTGGGTGACAGTGGGGGGTCAGAAGGAGCAGTGACCCCAGATCAGCGCCGGCCACAAGCTCAGAAAAGTCTGTACTGTACAGCCATGGAGTCCATTCAAGGCGAGGCTCGAGGGAAGGGAGTTTTGGATTCAGAAGACCA CATGGGCGGTATTCCATCTCGTAATACTAAAGGAGAGAGGTTGCTGATCTACATCGGCATCATTGACATTCTCCAGTCCTACAG GTTTATTAAGAAGTTGGAGCACTCCTGGAAGGCCCTGGTCCATGATGGG GACACAGTTTCAGTTCACAGACCCGGATTCTATGCAGATCGTTTCCAACAATTCATGTGCAACACAGTGTTCAAGAAAATTCCAC TAAAGCCATCACCATCTAAGAAGAGTCGTGGTGGTGGTCCAGGAGGTCTGAGGAGGGCGCCCACCCTGGGAGGTCCCACCCCGCTCTCACACGCAGCAGGACAGTCAGCCGTTGACTCCAGACTAGTCTACCACAGCCACTTTAAAAGCACAGATTCAGAGGCAGACAGTG GCGTTCAGTTGGGCAGACCAGATCTTGTTCCGAGGACCCCTCCGCTGGGAGAAAACTCTGCTGACTATGAGGCAAACCTGTCCACCTCGTCACTAGGCAGCACAGGAGTCGCCTCCACCTCTCCTCCCCTACG GTCTGTAGGGGTAGAAGTTCACAAATCAGCAAACACAGACCATGACCATCACAGGTACAGAAG TTTGGGGGAAGAAGGGGCGGTTGATAATTCAGGCAACCTCTCTGGAAACGAAGAAGTAATTTCACTCTCAGACATAATCCCTGAGACCAACATCTGCTTT TAA
- the LOC116049525 gene encoding phosphatidylinositol 4-phosphate 5-kinase type-1 alpha-like isoform X2 produces MATAGTADSGSTAPTDIRTRFWKAFQRGTSGIRKMAPSEMPGSSGTTQSMKKTIGHRGVETTTGETTYKKTTSSALKGAIQLGITHTVGSLSQKAERDVLMQDFVVVESIFFPSEGSNLTPAHHYSDFRFKTYAPIAFRYFRELFGIRPDDYLYSLCNEPLIELSNPGASGSLFYVSSDDEFIIKTVQHKEAEFLQKLLPGYFMNINQNKRTLLPKFYGLYCVQAGGKNIRIVVMNNLLPRIIPMHLKYDLKGSTYKRRASPKEREKAVPIHKDLDFIQDLPDGLLLEADNYNALCKTIQRDCLLLQSFKIMDYSLLMGIHNMDQANRERSGGNLGDSGGSEGAVTPDQRRPQAQKSLYCTAMESIQGEARGKGVLDSEDHMGGIPSRNTKGERLLIYIGIIDILQSYRFIKKLEHSWKALVHDGDTVSVHRPGFYADRFQQFMCNTVFKKIPLKPSPSKKSRGGGPGGLRRAPTLGGPTPLSHAAGQSAVDSRLVYHSHFKSTDSEADSGVQLGRPDLVPRTPPLGENSADYEANLSTSSLGSTGVASTSPPLRSVGVEVHKSANTDHDHHSLGEEGAVDNSGNLSGNEEVISLSDIIPETNICF; encoded by the exons ATGGCGACTGCTGGAACAGCAGACTCGGGATCAACAGCCCCGACAG ATATTAGGACTCGGTTCTGGAAAGCATTTCAGCGAG GGACCAGTGGCATCCGAAAAATGGCCCCTTCAGAG ATGCCTGGCTCTTCAGGCACAACTCAGAGTATGAAGAAGACCATCGGACACCGGGGCGTTGAGACCACCACAGGAGAGACCACCTATAAAAAG ACCACATCATCTGCCCTAAAAGGTGCCATCCAGTTGGGCATCACTCACACAGTTGGCAGCTTAAGCCAAAAGGCGGAGAGGGATGTTCTCATGCAGGACTTTGTGGTGGTCGAAAGCATCTTCTTCCCCAG TGAAGGCAGTAACCTGACTCCTGCTCACCACTACAGTGACTTTCGCTTTAAGACCTACGCTCCTATTGCCTTTCGTTACTTCAGAGAACTCTTTGGCATTCGACCTGATGACTACCTG TATTCTCTGTGTAACGAGCCACTGATCGAGCTGTCTAACCCCGGAGCGAGCGGATCCCTCTTCTATGTCTCCAGTGACGACGAGTTCATCATCAAGACTGTTCAACACAAAGAGGCAGAGTTCCTCCAGAAACTACTGCCTGGATACTTCATG AACATAAACCAAAACAAGCGCACCTTGTTACCCAAGTTCTACGGGCTGTATTGCGTGCAGGCAGGTGGCAAGAATATCCGTATTGTAGTGATGAACAATCTTCTGCCTCGGATCATCCCCATGCACCTCAAATATGACCTGAAGGGCTCCACCTATAAGAGGCGAGCTTCCCCTAAGGAAAGAGAAAAGGCCGTTCCCATTCACAAAGACCTAGACTTTATCCAGGACTTGCCTGACGGTCTGCTTCTTGAAGCGGACAACTACAACGCCCTGTGCAAGACCATTCAGAGGGACTGCTTG CTCTTGCAGAGTTTCAAGATCATGGATTACAGTCTGTTGATGGGCATCCACAACATGGACCAGGCCAATCGAGAGCGTAGCGGGGGCAACCTGGGTGACAGTGGGGGGTCAGAAGGAGCAGTGACCCCAGATCAGCGCCGGCCACAAGCTCAGAAAAGTCTGTACTGTACAGCCATGGAGTCCATTCAAGGCGAGGCTCGAGGGAAGGGAGTTTTGGATTCAGAAGACCA CATGGGCGGTATTCCATCTCGTAATACTAAAGGAGAGAGGTTGCTGATCTACATCGGCATCATTGACATTCTCCAGTCCTACAG GTTTATTAAGAAGTTGGAGCACTCCTGGAAGGCCCTGGTCCATGATGGG GACACAGTTTCAGTTCACAGACCCGGATTCTATGCAGATCGTTTCCAACAATTCATGTGCAACACAGTGTTCAAGAAAATTCCAC TAAAGCCATCACCATCTAAGAAGAGTCGTGGTGGTGGTCCAGGAGGTCTGAGGAGGGCGCCCACCCTGGGAGGTCCCACCCCGCTCTCACACGCAGCAGGACAGTCAGCCGTTGACTCCAGACTAGTCTACCACAGCCACTTTAAAAGCACAGATTCAGAGGCAGACAGTG GCGTTCAGTTGGGCAGACCAGATCTTGTTCCGAGGACCCCTCCGCTGGGAGAAAACTCTGCTGACTATGAGGCAAACCTGTCCACCTCGTCACTAGGCAGCACAGGAGTCGCCTCCACCTCTCCTCCCCTACG GTCTGTAGGGGTAGAAGTTCACAAATCAGCAAACACAGACCATGACCATCACAG TTTGGGGGAAGAAGGGGCGGTTGATAATTCAGGCAACCTCTCTGGAAACGAAGAAGTAATTTCACTCTCAGACATAATCCCTGAGACCAACATCTGCTTT TAA
- the LOC116049525 gene encoding phosphatidylinositol 4-phosphate 5-kinase type-1 alpha-like isoform X3, giving the protein MATAGTADSGSTAPTGTSGIRKMAPSEMPGSSGTTQSMKKTIGHRGVETTTGETTYKKTTSSALKGAIQLGITHTVGSLSQKAERDVLMQDFVVVESIFFPSEGSNLTPAHHYSDFRFKTYAPIAFRYFRELFGIRPDDYLYSLCNEPLIELSNPGASGSLFYVSSDDEFIIKTVQHKEAEFLQKLLPGYFMNINQNKRTLLPKFYGLYCVQAGGKNIRIVVMNNLLPRIIPMHLKYDLKGSTYKRRASPKEREKAVPIHKDLDFIQDLPDGLLLEADNYNALCKTIQRDCLLLQSFKIMDYSLLMGIHNMDQANRERSGGNLGDSGGSEGAVTPDQRRPQAQKSLYCTAMESIQGEARGKGVLDSEDHMGGIPSRNTKGERLLIYIGIIDILQSYRFIKKLEHSWKALVHDGDTVSVHRPGFYADRFQQFMCNTVFKKIPLKPSPSKKSRGGGPGGLRRAPTLGGPTPLSHAAGQSAVDSRLVYHSHFKSTDSEADSGVQLGRPDLVPRTPPLGENSADYEANLSTSSLGSTGVASTSPPLRSVGVEVHKSANTDHDHHRYRSLGEEGAVDNSGNLSGNEEVISLSDIIPETNICF; this is encoded by the exons ATGGCGACTGCTGGAACAGCAGACTCGGGATCAACAGCCCCGACAG GGACCAGTGGCATCCGAAAAATGGCCCCTTCAGAG ATGCCTGGCTCTTCAGGCACAACTCAGAGTATGAAGAAGACCATCGGACACCGGGGCGTTGAGACCACCACAGGAGAGACCACCTATAAAAAG ACCACATCATCTGCCCTAAAAGGTGCCATCCAGTTGGGCATCACTCACACAGTTGGCAGCTTAAGCCAAAAGGCGGAGAGGGATGTTCTCATGCAGGACTTTGTGGTGGTCGAAAGCATCTTCTTCCCCAG TGAAGGCAGTAACCTGACTCCTGCTCACCACTACAGTGACTTTCGCTTTAAGACCTACGCTCCTATTGCCTTTCGTTACTTCAGAGAACTCTTTGGCATTCGACCTGATGACTACCTG TATTCTCTGTGTAACGAGCCACTGATCGAGCTGTCTAACCCCGGAGCGAGCGGATCCCTCTTCTATGTCTCCAGTGACGACGAGTTCATCATCAAGACTGTTCAACACAAAGAGGCAGAGTTCCTCCAGAAACTACTGCCTGGATACTTCATG AACATAAACCAAAACAAGCGCACCTTGTTACCCAAGTTCTACGGGCTGTATTGCGTGCAGGCAGGTGGCAAGAATATCCGTATTGTAGTGATGAACAATCTTCTGCCTCGGATCATCCCCATGCACCTCAAATATGACCTGAAGGGCTCCACCTATAAGAGGCGAGCTTCCCCTAAGGAAAGAGAAAAGGCCGTTCCCATTCACAAAGACCTAGACTTTATCCAGGACTTGCCTGACGGTCTGCTTCTTGAAGCGGACAACTACAACGCCCTGTGCAAGACCATTCAGAGGGACTGCTTG CTCTTGCAGAGTTTCAAGATCATGGATTACAGTCTGTTGATGGGCATCCACAACATGGACCAGGCCAATCGAGAGCGTAGCGGGGGCAACCTGGGTGACAGTGGGGGGTCAGAAGGAGCAGTGACCCCAGATCAGCGCCGGCCACAAGCTCAGAAAAGTCTGTACTGTACAGCCATGGAGTCCATTCAAGGCGAGGCTCGAGGGAAGGGAGTTTTGGATTCAGAAGACCA CATGGGCGGTATTCCATCTCGTAATACTAAAGGAGAGAGGTTGCTGATCTACATCGGCATCATTGACATTCTCCAGTCCTACAG GTTTATTAAGAAGTTGGAGCACTCCTGGAAGGCCCTGGTCCATGATGGG GACACAGTTTCAGTTCACAGACCCGGATTCTATGCAGATCGTTTCCAACAATTCATGTGCAACACAGTGTTCAAGAAAATTCCAC TAAAGCCATCACCATCTAAGAAGAGTCGTGGTGGTGGTCCAGGAGGTCTGAGGAGGGCGCCCACCCTGGGAGGTCCCACCCCGCTCTCACACGCAGCAGGACAGTCAGCCGTTGACTCCAGACTAGTCTACCACAGCCACTTTAAAAGCACAGATTCAGAGGCAGACAGTG GCGTTCAGTTGGGCAGACCAGATCTTGTTCCGAGGACCCCTCCGCTGGGAGAAAACTCTGCTGACTATGAGGCAAACCTGTCCACCTCGTCACTAGGCAGCACAGGAGTCGCCTCCACCTCTCCTCCCCTACG GTCTGTAGGGGTAGAAGTTCACAAATCAGCAAACACAGACCATGACCATCACAGGTACAGAAG TTTGGGGGAAGAAGGGGCGGTTGATAATTCAGGCAACCTCTCTGGAAACGAAGAAGTAATTTCACTCTCAGACATAATCCCTGAGACCAACATCTGCTTT TAA
- the LOC116049525 gene encoding phosphatidylinositol 4-phosphate 5-kinase type-1 alpha-like isoform X4 gives MATAGTADSGSTAPTGTSGIRKMAPSEMPGSSGTTQSMKKTIGHRGVETTTGETTYKKTTSSALKGAIQLGITHTVGSLSQKAERDVLMQDFVVVESIFFPSEGSNLTPAHHYSDFRFKTYAPIAFRYFRELFGIRPDDYLYSLCNEPLIELSNPGASGSLFYVSSDDEFIIKTVQHKEAEFLQKLLPGYFMNINQNKRTLLPKFYGLYCVQAGGKNIRIVVMNNLLPRIIPMHLKYDLKGSTYKRRASPKEREKAVPIHKDLDFIQDLPDGLLLEADNYNALCKTIQRDCLLLQSFKIMDYSLLMGIHNMDQANRERSGGNLGDSGGSEGAVTPDQRRPQAQKSLYCTAMESIQGEARGKGVLDSEDHMGGIPSRNTKGERLLIYIGIIDILQSYRFIKKLEHSWKALVHDGDTVSVHRPGFYADRFQQFMCNTVFKKIPLKPSPSKKSRGGGPGGLRRAPTLGGPTPLSHAAGQSAVDSRLVYHSHFKSTDSEADSGVQLGRPDLVPRTPPLGENSADYEANLSTSSLGSTGVASTSPPLRSVGVEVHKSANTDHDHHSLGEEGAVDNSGNLSGNEEVISLSDIIPETNICF, from the exons ATGGCGACTGCTGGAACAGCAGACTCGGGATCAACAGCCCCGACAG GGACCAGTGGCATCCGAAAAATGGCCCCTTCAGAG ATGCCTGGCTCTTCAGGCACAACTCAGAGTATGAAGAAGACCATCGGACACCGGGGCGTTGAGACCACCACAGGAGAGACCACCTATAAAAAG ACCACATCATCTGCCCTAAAAGGTGCCATCCAGTTGGGCATCACTCACACAGTTGGCAGCTTAAGCCAAAAGGCGGAGAGGGATGTTCTCATGCAGGACTTTGTGGTGGTCGAAAGCATCTTCTTCCCCAG TGAAGGCAGTAACCTGACTCCTGCTCACCACTACAGTGACTTTCGCTTTAAGACCTACGCTCCTATTGCCTTTCGTTACTTCAGAGAACTCTTTGGCATTCGACCTGATGACTACCTG TATTCTCTGTGTAACGAGCCACTGATCGAGCTGTCTAACCCCGGAGCGAGCGGATCCCTCTTCTATGTCTCCAGTGACGACGAGTTCATCATCAAGACTGTTCAACACAAAGAGGCAGAGTTCCTCCAGAAACTACTGCCTGGATACTTCATG AACATAAACCAAAACAAGCGCACCTTGTTACCCAAGTTCTACGGGCTGTATTGCGTGCAGGCAGGTGGCAAGAATATCCGTATTGTAGTGATGAACAATCTTCTGCCTCGGATCATCCCCATGCACCTCAAATATGACCTGAAGGGCTCCACCTATAAGAGGCGAGCTTCCCCTAAGGAAAGAGAAAAGGCCGTTCCCATTCACAAAGACCTAGACTTTATCCAGGACTTGCCTGACGGTCTGCTTCTTGAAGCGGACAACTACAACGCCCTGTGCAAGACCATTCAGAGGGACTGCTTG CTCTTGCAGAGTTTCAAGATCATGGATTACAGTCTGTTGATGGGCATCCACAACATGGACCAGGCCAATCGAGAGCGTAGCGGGGGCAACCTGGGTGACAGTGGGGGGTCAGAAGGAGCAGTGACCCCAGATCAGCGCCGGCCACAAGCTCAGAAAAGTCTGTACTGTACAGCCATGGAGTCCATTCAAGGCGAGGCTCGAGGGAAGGGAGTTTTGGATTCAGAAGACCA CATGGGCGGTATTCCATCTCGTAATACTAAAGGAGAGAGGTTGCTGATCTACATCGGCATCATTGACATTCTCCAGTCCTACAG GTTTATTAAGAAGTTGGAGCACTCCTGGAAGGCCCTGGTCCATGATGGG GACACAGTTTCAGTTCACAGACCCGGATTCTATGCAGATCGTTTCCAACAATTCATGTGCAACACAGTGTTCAAGAAAATTCCAC TAAAGCCATCACCATCTAAGAAGAGTCGTGGTGGTGGTCCAGGAGGTCTGAGGAGGGCGCCCACCCTGGGAGGTCCCACCCCGCTCTCACACGCAGCAGGACAGTCAGCCGTTGACTCCAGACTAGTCTACCACAGCCACTTTAAAAGCACAGATTCAGAGGCAGACAGTG GCGTTCAGTTGGGCAGACCAGATCTTGTTCCGAGGACCCCTCCGCTGGGAGAAAACTCTGCTGACTATGAGGCAAACCTGTCCACCTCGTCACTAGGCAGCACAGGAGTCGCCTCCACCTCTCCTCCCCTACG GTCTGTAGGGGTAGAAGTTCACAAATCAGCAAACACAGACCATGACCATCACAG TTTGGGGGAAGAAGGGGCGGTTGATAATTCAGGCAACCTCTCTGGAAACGAAGAAGTAATTTCACTCTCAGACATAATCCCTGAGACCAACATCTGCTTT TAA